The region GTGGCATTGCTTAGAACACGAAGTCAAGCTTACGTACGTGTACCAGTTTAGCTGAAGCAGTATGAGCGCAGACAGCGCAAGTTGGCCGCCAGTGAAGACAAGAGCGTCGAACACTGTCAGTTCACCACAAGCAAGAGGCCGATGTTTCGTTCGCTCCACCTGAAGACAAGGGTAATCTCTGTGAGAAAATTCAAAGCAAAATCATCGAGTATTTGTCACGTTATTACTGCAAAGCGAACTGCACCTTTCTGTCTATATCCCGGTCCCACATGTCATTTATGGTGCAGCCAGCGCCTCTCATTAAAAGTGCTCCAGCGGCATACATTGCAAGAAGCTTGAGATCAGGCAGACATCCTGGCCCTGCTGCTAAGGCGATGCTCCAAGCACCAGGTAACATCACCAGCCAAGTACCTGACGACGGGAAAAAATCTACATTACAACTCGCGATCTCATTTTCCCTCTAAAGCCAAAAGCTATGCAAATTACGGTATGTCGCGTACTAGTTTGTAAGTTAAGGGGCTCACCGATCGGTTTGTCCACGCGCATGAGTCGCAGGTAAGGCTGCAGCTTTTCCGGTGCCGACTGGACGAGTCGTTCAGGCAACGTGCGGCGAACAGTAATAGCTTGGTGTGCACGCAAATACTCCGGCGCACCTCGCCTAGTGGAAGACTTGCACCTTGCACCAAAACGGTCCGTTGGTGTAAAACCAAACTGATTTGGAACCACGCACAACACCGACTTGAGCTGAGCATGGGCCCGCAGCAGACTTCTGAGCGAGCTGCTCTTTCCAGACATCGCAGTGATCATGACGGCCACTTTCACCTACACCAAAAGGCGATACTTGCACCATATGCCCCGGAAGACACACTACCACGAGTGAGAAGCACATAAAACGTGCGGTCGTCGGCACAACGCTTTTGCGACTAAACGTCCGGTCTCGTCCATAAAGTAGGTTCAAGCGGAACCGTTCCGCTCACCTCAGCACCGCTTTGTGCTCTCGCACAGAAGGACACGAACGACCAACGCGGGAGCAGCCGCCCTGCATGCCCGCAGCACGTCGGATGAAAGCCACCGTTGGTGCACGAGTTTTCCTCTCAGCTGGCGTTACGTATTACCGCACGACAGTGCATGTGTAACTAAGCGCAAGAGAACAGGTTTCAGCCTGTAAAGGAAGAGTCTCCGTCATATCCATCACCAACGCGACACAGCAGAATGAGAGGCGTAGGGCACGTGCAGCGCAGCCGCTGAATGGACGTTGGAACCCACTTGTAAAGCCTTGGACTAAATGGCAAAAGCACTGCAGAAACCACGAAAGCGAAACTGTCGTTACTGTTGTCATGCCAACAAGCCAAAGCAAGCCAAGACAATGCCAATGCACAATACTCGTGGTTTTGATTTAGCTTGAATTGCATGCAGCGTTTTTAGATATAACCTGTTGGAAAACAGCGGCGGcgcattattattattcatcaggGTAAAGCTGGGAAGCAGAGAGAATCCAAACGGTTGCCGCctaggcggtggcgctgcggtcgcttagAGAtgagcgcgtcgtctgctatttCCAGCTATTAACTagagtacagtgaactagaacataCCCAGTGGCGCGACCGCCTCCGCCGGAGCGTGCCTTGAGCGGTAGAAAGTTGCGGCGGCGCTGCAGTAGACCGCACTTGAAAGCGCGTCAGCCTTCGGGCCGCTGTTCTGCTAGGATAAGCGCTTTGTGTGGCGTTTGATGCGGCTTCAGTTTACTACCACGGGGTGTTGTAAGAGTAGCCAGGGCCAGACGTTCTTGcatttgctttttgtttcttgcagctTCGTTTTACTCATGTCAAGGCTCCGATACTGTCGTGGGAACAAGTTGTTGTTGTGCTGTCAGGCCGGAAACGGGCACTGCATCGCATATCGGTTTTCCCGCGCGTGGTTGAGCTGGATACTTGGGCGTCGTACATATGGCTAACTTCTATCTGTGACTGATGGCGCACTCCGCATAAAATACGTGCCTAATTGCGCATGTGTCCTCACTTTTGAGCGTcttcaatgacaaaaaaaaaaaagtctactgTCTAGGTTCAGCAATAAGCATAGGCCCCAAAACGAAAACGCATAAAAAAGGAAGCTTGTCGCGGGTGTAAGGCAATGATGGTATACTTAATTGTTTCCTTAATAGGAACCTATTTGGCAAAAACTTTCAAACTCTCTACGTTATTTGCGCCGAGACAGCTATTTACGAACGCACGCGCTCGAATGCTCTACATTGAATGCATGCATTCCTGGTTTAATTgctggtgtaatttttttcttacttctttttttagatcTTTGCTATCGGTATACACAATTTATTTGAAGAATCATATCTACAATAATGAACAGCACAGTAGttgagttccttttacccctttctcttccctgatgtcagcccgaaggggaaaggtagaagttgttggatgccgacgtcttgaggttctaaacttgctcagtcacattactcgtggaacttcaggaagtaaactgtttaatcacacataaaatagttaagacagaacggaaggtacaacaaggaaaacaactatgtacatagtgattgatccgcagagtgaccagacgaaatcaacccccggtcccaccaaaacgtcttcttttaatccctaagtccccgccctcagtggggacaccaaccaattaggtcaaaacacaagcacgcatccaatcaaggaccggggaaaggaaaacacatccaataaaacacatgggagaggaaaacacattgaaaaagagacagaggagcgtaaaacacgcccaatcaaagattggggagaggggacaggtcattgtcacgaatactaacaattcccctctcggatcactccatcctcccccgcggggcggcatgattactcgcttaaagagcatgcgagggccgcacagattgtcgaaagccgtgccacttaagcgccatcgctccccaattcttcctgatgccccacgtgtacaggaagtgcctggcagtcatatggggctgataagcgctcacagtgaacatgaggaacgcgtcttcaaaattgcctcctagccacacactgaacgaccgccgcccgggtaatggccttgggcagcgtcgccgcggtagggatgaaaggcgacgcgccttcgttgctgcttctcggagcgggctgcgaacaatggggcccggccaagctgggtcgtctgcgcaccccgaactcccctccgtcgccgtccgcttgactcgttagttccatgtgaagtcaaaaggaaatggatcacagcgtacgcactcttgtccacatacaggcggcgttccgtacgtgattacttgaggctccggatgtgtccaagccagccgtgcacgacacctccccaccaagtgtgctgcataacatcttggaatgaagcacacacagaaaaccgaaacagaccaacgtgccgcgggcccggagccgaagaagcaccatctgccgctgccgaaccatatgcgttgccaaagcctcagggtacacctccatacatgacataactccaggccccggatacccccacgcctctagttggcagctacgagtcgcgacattgcatcggcattagcgttttgctccccctttttgtgctcgacccggatatcgaatctctgcagagcgagtgcccagcgtgtcagcttggcgctgtgcggactactcagagtcaaatatttgagcgggttatggtccgttatgaccctaatttgtgcgccacacaaccagacttcaagtcgccctaatgcccaaatgatggcataagcctccttctcgatagtcgcccagcgggtctgagccgggcttagctttttgctcagaaaagctataggctgctcgcggccctcgtcatcgcactgggcaaggcaggcacccaccgcgtagtccgaagcatcggttgcgagcacgaactccttacttgggtcaggcgcatgaagtgaggatgcgctcttcaagcaagctttcacctcatcaaaagctttctgcgcctcgtcatcccatgggagccgctgcggtgtccgcctgttagttaagctcgtcagtgggagcacgacgcgagaatagtcggggacatattgtcggtaatagttagctaagcccagaaagcttctgagctccttctttgtttggggcctcggcatctcgtctattgccttgacctttcctggattagcgctgtgcttccccgacccaaccacatggcccaaaaattcgacttctcgtctcgcgaaatgacatttgcctgcgttcacggtgaacccggcggctgcgatcgaagcgagcaccgcccgaacgtgcctcaaatgctcctcccaggtgtctgaataaatcgcgaggtcatctatgtaggcgcatgcgtactcgcggtgcggtgctagtacctggtttatgaccctctgaaatgtcgaactcgcatttcgaaggccgaagggcatgaccctccatgcgtactgccccaccggagtgacgaatgccgtgagggcctgtgcctgctcgtcaagggatatttgccaatagcctctcagcatgtctattaggctgatgaagttggccttcgctactcggaacagcagctctgacggtaggctcatcggaaaggcgtcctgctcggttatcgcattcaacttccgataatcgcagcacaggcgcagccccccatcttttttagcgacgc is a window of Amblyomma americanum isolate KBUSLIRL-KWMA chromosome 4, ASM5285725v1, whole genome shotgun sequence DNA encoding:
- the Coq2 gene encoding ubiquinone biosynthesis protein COQ2, mitochondrial isoform X1 codes for the protein MITAMSGKSSSLRSLLRAHAQLKSVLCVVPNQFGFTPTDRFGARCKSSTRRGAPEYLRAHQAITVRRTLPERLVQSAPEKLQPYLRLMRVDKPIGTWLVMLPGAWSIALAAGPGCLPDLKLLAMYAAGALLMRGAGCTINDMWDRDIDRKVERTKHRPLACGELTVFDALVFTGGQLALSALILLQLNWYTIVLGASSVALVTLYPVMKRFTYWPQVMLGLTINWGALMGWAAVKGSCDWSAVLPLYTAAMSWTLIYDTIYAHQDKVDDAIIGMKSTALKFGGKTKRYLWVFSTSMVGNLVLAGLASGQCWPFYLATAATGVHLAHQIYTLNMDDPRDCARKFVSNRHIGFVVFLGIVCSSLIK
- the Coq2 gene encoding ubiquinone biosynthesis protein COQ2, mitochondrial isoform X2 — protein: MITAMSGKSSSLRSLLRAHAQLKSVLCVVPNQFGFTPTDRFGARCKSSTRRGAPEYLRAHQAITVRRTLPERLVQSAPEKLQPYLRLMRVDKPIGTWLVMLPGAWSIALAAGPGCLPDLKLLAMYAAGALLMRGAGCTINDMWDRDIDRKVERTKHRPLACGELTVFDALVFTGGQLALSALILLQLNWYTIVLGASSVALVTLYPVMKRFTYWPQVMLGLTINWGALMGWAAVKGSCDWSAVLPLYTAAMSWTLIYDTIYAHQDKVDDAIIGMKSTALKFGGKTKRYLWVFSTSMVGNLVLAGLASGQCWPFYLATAATGVHLAHQALPHSHLKH
- the Coq2 gene encoding ubiquinone biosynthesis protein COQ2, mitochondrial isoform X3 codes for the protein MITAMSGKSSSLRSLLRAHAQLKSVLCVVPNQFGFTPTDRFGARCKSSTRRGAPEYLRAHQAITVRRTLPERLVQSAPEKLQPYLRLMRVDKPIGTWLVMLPGAWSIALAAGPGCLPDLKLLAMYAAGALLMRGAGCTINDMWDRDIDRKVERTKHRPLACGELTVFDALVFTGGQLALSALILLQLNWYTIVLGASSVALVTLYPVMKRFTYWPQVMLGLTINWGALMGWAAVKGSCDWSAVLPLYTAAMSWTLIYDTIYAHQDKVDDAIIGMKSTALKFGGKTKRPCPTATSNIENMKRSTH